In Propionispora vibrioides, the genomic stretch GACGCCTGGAACTGGCATAAGCAGCATCCGGACGGATTTAATGAATAAGCACGTAGTGCGGAGGTGATACCATGAATATCTATCAGGCTGTAACCGAGCTGGTTGCCCGTGCGGTGGCCGTGCAGCTCATCACCCAGGAGGATTCCGTCTATGCCCGCAACCGGATTCTTCACCTATTAAAAATTGATGATTTTCAGGAACCGGAGGAAAGCGGCAGTGAAGGCGGCATTCCGGAACTGCTGGATTTTCTTGTCGCTCATGCCTGCGAGCATAAATTAATCGAGGATGTTTTTGACCAGCGGGATATTTTGTCCAGTCAGCTTATGGATTGTTTTATTCCCCTGCCGTCCGTCATTAACGAGCGGTTTTATGCCAAGTTTTCCCGCAGTCCCCGGGAGGCCACCGATTACTTTTATGCGCTCAGCCAACACAGCAATTACATCCAAACCAGGCAGATCGACCGGAATATCAACTACAAAGCGGCGACCGAGTATGGAGAACTGGATATTACCATCAATTTGTCCAAGCCGGAGAAGAACCCCAAGGATATTGCCAGGGAAAAACTGATGAAGAGTTCGAACTATCCACGTTGTCTGTTATGTGTGGAGAATGAGGGCTACGCCGGACGGGCCGGTCACCCGGCCAGGGCCAATCACCGTCTGATTAGGCTGCGGCTCGGCGGTGAGCCCTGGTATTTCCAGTATTCTCCCTATGTATATTACAATGAACATTGTATCGTCCTGGCCGGCGAACACCGGGATATGAAAATTGACCGGCAGACCATTGAGCGGTTGTTATTGTTTGTTGATTTCATGCCTCACTATTTTGTCGGCTCCAACGCCGATCTGCCGATCGTGGGAGGCTCCATTCTGTCCCATGACCATTATCAGGGCGGCCGTTATGAATTTGCCATGGCTAAGGCGACGGATGAATACCGGTTTTCGCTGCGGGACTTTCCCTTGTTGGAAAGTGCCATTGTAAAATGGCCCATGTCAGTCATCCGCCTGCGCGGCGAGCACATGGCGGATATGGTCGGTGCTGCCGATCATATCCTGGCTAAGTGGCGCGCTTACAGTGATATGGCTGCCCATATTCAGGCCTATACCCAGGGTACACCGCACAATACTATCACCCCGATTGCCAGAAAAAGAGGGAAAATGTGGGAGCTGGACCTGGTGCTGCGGAATAACCGGACGACCGAGGAGCATCCTATGGGAATTTTCCATCCCCATGAGGATGTGCAGCATATAAAGAAAGAAAACATCGGCTTAATTGAAGTTATGGGGTTGGCCGTACTGCCGGCCCGGCTGGAGTCGGAACTGAAAGAAGTGGAAAATTTCCTGCTGGGGCGGGAACAGCGACTGGCGGAGTACCATCTTGCCTGGGCCGAAGAGCTGGCGCGACGGTATGAGGGGACGGTGACTCCGGACAATGCCGAAGCTATCGTTCGCCGGGAAGTGGCGGCCAAATTCTTGCGTGTTTTGGAGGATGCCGGTGTATTCAAACGGAATGAGGCAGGAGTAGCGGCGTTTAAGCGATTTATTGCCACCTTGGGAACGGAGGAAAGCTAATTATGCCGATAGAGAAAGAGAACTACGGTTTAGCGGACGGCCAAACGGTATATCTTTACCTCCTGAGCAATCGAAACGGAATGAAAATGACCTGCCTGAACTATGGCTGTGCCATTACCAGTCTCTTCACACCAGACCGGCGGGGGAACTATGAAAATGTTATTCTCGGTTTTGCCGATTTGGCCGGATATCAGGAGAATGTTCCCTGCGCTGGTGTCGTGGTCGGCCGGGTGGCCGGACGGATCAGGGAAGCTGCTTTTGAATTGGCAGGAACGACTTACCGGGTGACGGCCAATAGCGGCCGCCATCATCTGCATGGCGGTCATCCCGGCTTCAGTCATGTTGTGTGGCAAAGTGAGTCGTTCCAGCAGCAAGACCGCTGTGGCGTTCGTTTTGCCTATACCAGTCCCGATGGGGAAGCGGGGTATCCGGGGACACTTGCCGCTCAGGTGACCTATACCCTGACCGATACCGGTGAATTGATCATTGAGTACCAGGCGCAGTCCGATAAAGATACGCTGTTTGTTCCCACCAATCATATGTATTTTAATTTAAGCGGCGGCCTGAAACGGGATATTTTGCAGCATACGCTGCGGTTAAATAGCAGCCGTTTTACCGAACTGGACGCCGATTCGCTGCCGACCGGCCGGTTGCTGGAGGTAACAGGTACCGTATTTGATTTTCGTCAGGGTCGTGTATTAGCCGACGGAATTGTGGCGGACCATCCGCAAAGCAGGTTGGTGAAGAATGGCTATGACCATGCTTTTGCTTTAGACGGTGGGGTTGCG encodes the following:
- the galT gene encoding UDP-glucose--hexose-1-phosphate uridylyltransferase; its protein translation is MNIYQAVTELVARAVAVQLITQEDSVYARNRILHLLKIDDFQEPEESGSEGGIPELLDFLVAHACEHKLIEDVFDQRDILSSQLMDCFIPLPSVINERFYAKFSRSPREATDYFYALSQHSNYIQTRQIDRNINYKAATEYGELDITINLSKPEKNPKDIAREKLMKSSNYPRCLLCVENEGYAGRAGHPARANHRLIRLRLGGEPWYFQYSPYVYYNEHCIVLAGEHRDMKIDRQTIERLLLFVDFMPHYFVGSNADLPIVGGSILSHDHYQGGRYEFAMAKATDEYRFSLRDFPLLESAIVKWPMSVIRLRGEHMADMVGAADHILAKWRAYSDMAAHIQAYTQGTPHNTITPIARKRGKMWELDLVLRNNRTTEEHPMGIFHPHEDVQHIKKENIGLIEVMGLAVLPARLESELKEVENFLLGREQRLAEYHLAWAEELARRYEGTVTPDNAEAIVRREVAAKFLRVLEDAGVFKRNEAGVAAFKRFIATLGTEES
- a CDS encoding aldose epimerase family protein; the protein is MPIEKENYGLADGQTVYLYLLSNRNGMKMTCLNYGCAITSLFTPDRRGNYENVILGFADLAGYQENVPCAGVVVGRVAGRIREAAFELAGTTYRVTANSGRHHLHGGHPGFSHVVWQSESFQQQDRCGVRFAYTSPDGEAGYPGTLAAQVTYTLTDTGELIIEYQAQSDKDTLFVPTNHMYFNLSGGLKRDILQHTLRLNSSRFTELDADSLPTGRLLEVTGTVFDFRQGRVLADGIVADHPQSRLVKNGYDHAFALDGGVAAQMELYDAASGRILQVHTDAPCVVVYTGNQLSDTLVFTEGHSRRYLGVCLETQGFPDAIHHPQFPSVVLPAGQLFRSTTTYAFRISQ